In Rhizobium sp. BG4, the genomic stretch CATCGCCTTTTCGCGCGGATCCATCGATGTCGAGACGTCGGCGGCAATCACCAGCGCCAGATCGATCCTTTCGCTGGCAGCGGCGTCCGATGTCATGCAGATCGAAAGCAGAACTCCTGCGACGGCTCCATGCAGAAGCCATCGGCGCATCATTGTCCGAACCATGGTGCCCCCCGCGCGGCATGCCGCTAGCGATGCGGCCGTCTTATCGAAAGCACCATCGGCTGTACATTAGCACATTTGGATACGCCTATATGGATATAACCGAGCGGTTGCGGCGTCAGCCGTAACGACCGGTGATATAGTCCTCGGTGCGCTTGTTCTTCGGTGCCTGGAAGATCTGCGAGGTCGGGCCGTATTCGACGAGTTCGCCGAGATACATGAAGGCTGTGTTGTCGGAGATGCGGCTCGCCTGCTGCATGTTGTGCGTGACGATGACGATGGTGAAATCGGTCTTCAGCTGCGACACCAGTTCCTCGACCTTGGCGGTAGAGATCGGGTCGAGCGCCGAGGTCGGCTCGTCGAGCAGCAGCACTTCCGGGCGAAGGGCGACGGCGCGGGCGATGCAGAGACGCTGCTGCTGGCCGCCGGAAAGGCCGAGGCCGCTGCCCTTCAGCTTGTCCTTCACTTCGTCCCAGAGGGCTGCCTGGCGCAGCGCCTGCTCGACGCGGACGTCCATGTCGGCCCTGCCGAGGCGTTCGTGGTGGCGGATGCCGTAGGCGATGTTGTCGTAGATCGACATCGGGAACGGCACCGGCTTCTGGAACACCATGCCGACGCGGGCGCGCAGCTCGTTCATCGAATAGCGCGGGTCGAGGATGTTCTCGCCGTCGAGCTTGACCGTGCCGGTGGCGCGCATCTTCGGATAGAGCATGTAGATGCGGTTGAGGATGCGCAGCAGCGTGGACTTGCCGCAGCCGGAGGGGCCGATCAGCGCCGAGACCTGACGTTCGGGGAAATTGAGGCTGACGCTGCGGATGGCATGGGCATCGCCGTAGTAGAAGTTGACGTCTTCAAGGGTGAGCTTGTCGTTAGCCATCGGCGTCGCGGTCCTGCGGGTGTCTAATGTGGAGGAAGATTGCAGCATCATTTGCCACCTTTGCGGTTCAGAACGGCGCGGGAACCCACGCTGAGCAGCAGCACGATTGCGGTCATGACGAAGGCGCCGGCCCAGGCGAGCACATGCCATTCGTCATAGGGGCTCATCGCATATTGGAAGATGACGACCGGGATGTTGGCCATCGGCTCGGACATGTCCGTGCTCCAATACTGGTTGTTGAGCGCGGTGAAGAGCAGCGGTGCCGTCTCGCCGGAGATGCGGGCGACAGCGAGCAGGATGCCGGTCAGAATACCGGCGGACGCTGCGCGATAGAGCACGGCGACGGTGACCTTCCAGCGCGGAATGCCGAGCGAGAGTGCAGCCTCGCGCATGACGTCTGGCACCAGCCGCAGCATCTCGTCGGTGGTACGCACGACCACCGGCAGGAAGATGAAGGCGAGCGCGATGCCGCCGGCATAGCCGGAAAAGTGGCCGGTCTGGCGCACGACGAGCTCGTAGACGAACAGGCCGATGATGATCGACGGCGCCGACAGCAGGATGTCGTTCATGAAGCGGATGATATCGCCGATCTTCTTGCCGCGGCTGAATTCGGCGAGATATGTGCCGGCCAGCACGCCGACCGGCGTGCCGATGATGACAGCGAGAACCACCATCATCAGGCTGCCCATGAAGGCATTGGCAAGACCGCCGTCTTCGCCCGGCGGCGGGGTCATTTCGGTGATGAGCTTCGGGCTCAGCGCCGAGAGGCCGTTGATCAGCGTCGTCCAGAGGATCCAGATCAGGAAGATGAGGCCGAGGCCGGTGGCGGCGACGCAAAGCGTCAGCGCGATGGCGCTCTTGATCTGGCGGCTGCGATAAAGGGAGGAGGAAACGCTCATGTTACTCGCCTCTCTGCTTTGCCATGCGCAGCAGCATCAGCTTTGCAGCCGCAAGGACGATGAAGGTGACGACAAAGAGGATGAAGCCAAGCGCGATCAGCGACGACAGATAGATGTCGGTATCGGCTTCGGTGAATTCGTTGGCGATGGCGGCGGCGATCGAGTTGCCGGGCTCCATCAGCGAGATCGCGATGTTGTGCGTATTGCCGAGCACGAAGGTGACGGCCATGGTTTCGCCGAGCGCACGGCCGAGGCCAAGGAAGATGCCGCCGACGACGGCGGTGCGGGTGTGCGGGATGACGATATCGCGCACCACTTCCCAGCGGGTCGAACCCAGCGCATAGGCCGATTCCTTCAGCTGCGCGGGTACGACGAGGAAGACGTCGCGCATGACCGAAGAAATATAGGGAATGATCATGATCGCCAGCACGATGCCTGACGTCAGCATGCCGATACCCATCGGAGCGCCGGAGAACAGCAGACCGATGCCGGGGATCGGCCCAAGCCAGTCGATCAGCGCCGGCTGGACATAATCGGACATGAAGGGGGCGAAGGTGAAAAGGCCCCACATGCCGTAGATGATCGAGGGAATGCCGGCGAGCAGCTCGATGGCGCCGCCGATCGGTCCGCGCAGCCAGCGCGGCGCGACTTCGGTGACGAAGACGGCAATGCCAAGGCTGATGGGAACGCCGATCAGCATCGCCAGCGCAGAGGTGACCAGCGTGCCGTAAATCGGCACCAGACCGGCAAAGTGCTGGGCGACGGGATCCCATTCGGTGCCGGTGATGAAACCGAAGCCGAAGGTGCGGAAGGCCAGAAGCCCGCCCCATGCCATGGAGATTGCAGCGGCCAGAAGGGCTGCGAGAACGAATAGGCCGCAGCCCATCACGATCCAGAAGAAAATGCGGTCGCCGGTGGCGCCATCGCGGCGCTTCACCTCCGGCCCAACGGCCGGCAGCGATGCCAGTGCTTCGCTCATATCTATACTCGACTTGCTTTTGAGGGGGCTTCAAAGCAATCGGGGCAGAGAGAAACGCTCCCTGCCCCGGCATTCACGGAGGACTTAGCCCTTGAAGGACGCGGTCCAGTAATCTTCGATCTGCTTGACCAGGCTGGCCGGCAGCGGAACGTAGTCGAGGGAAGAGGCTTCCTTCTGACCGTTCTCAAGCGCCCACTTGAAGAAGGCGAAGGCGGCCTTGGAGCGCTCGGCGTCCTTCGGCTGCTTGTACATGATCGCCCAGGTGGTTGCGGTGATCGGCCAGGCCTTTTCGCCCGGAGCGTTGGTCATGATCAGGTAGAAGTCCTGAGCCTTGCCCCATTCGGCGCTGGCAGCAGCAGCCGAGAAGCTGTCTGCATTCGGCTTCGGATACTGGCCGGCAGCGTTCTCCACGAGAACGTAGGGCAGCTTGTTCTGCAGGGCGTAGGCGTATTCGACGTAGCCGATCGAATCCTTGACGCGGGTGACGTAGGCAGCAACGCCTTCGTTGCCCTTGCCGCCGATACCGACCGGCCAGTTGACGGCGGTGCCTTCACCGACCTTGGACTTCCAGTCCGGGTTGACCTTGGAGAAGAAGTTCGTCCAGTTGAACGAGGTGCCCGAGCCGTCCGAGCGGTGAACGACGGCGATCTGGCTGTCGGGCAGCTTGAGGCCCGGGTTCAGGTCGGCGATGGCCTTGTCATTCCACTTGGTGACGTTGCCGAGGTAGATGTCGGCGAGAACCTTGCCCGAGAGCTTGAGTTCGCCGGACTTGATGCCCTTGACGTTGATGACGGGAACGATGCCGCCGACGACGACCGGGAACTCGCCGAAGCCACCGGCCGAAAGGTCTTCAGGCTTCATCGGAGCGTCGGAAGCGCCGAAATCGACCGTTGCAGCCTTGATCTGGGCGATACCGCCGCCCGAGCCGATCGACTGGTAGTTCAGCTTGTCGCCGGTCTGCTTGTTGTAGTCCGCAGACCACTTGGACAGAACCGGATAGACGAAGGTCGAACCAGCGCCGGTGATGTCGGCGGCAGAAGCGGAGACTGCGAAAGCCGCAGCCAGGCCGGCGCCGAGGCAGGCCGAAAGAAGTTTCTTGGTGAGCATTATGGTCTCTTCCCTGAATGGAACGAACAATCGACGAGACCGGCGCCATGGAGGGGGTATCCATTGGCAAGGGCGCTGAAATTTCCCGTCGCAAAGGCGGGCTAGGCGCTGCACATTACAGTTTGATGACAGTTCTGCGACAGTTCGGAGTCAGCCTGTCAGGACACACACGGCGTGCAAAGATGTTCGATCACTAAATCAAGGATTTAGCCGTTAAAGCCATGTAAACATTACAAAAAGTTAATGTCCGGCTGCGTTGGTTTGACGCAGCCGGACATATCGGATGCCGTCAGGCGACGCCGTAGCGGGCTGCCGGCTTGTCATGAGAGAGGTTCGGAGCAAGTGCTGCGCGCGCCGCGTCAAACGCATTCCAGTCAGCAGCATCGGGCAGTGACGGGATCGTGACTAGCTCACCCCGGTCGAAGCCGGCAAGCGATGCCTCGACCATATCGCCGGCATCCATCACCATCGACGGCGGCAGCTGCTCAAGCGAGCGGCCGCTGCGCTCGAAGATTTCGGTGCGCGTCAAGCCGGGCAGAACGGCCTGTACCTTGACGCCTTTGCCCGCAATCTCGGCATTGATCGCCTGCGTCAGATTGAGAACGAAGGCCTTGGTGCCGCTGTAGACGCCGTTGAAGCGCTCGGCGAGCAAGGCCACGACCGATGCGATGTTGATGATGCCGCCCCTGCCCCGCGCCGCGAAGGTCTGGGCTGCAGCAATGCCGAGACGGTTCACGGCGACGACATTGAGCTCGATCATCGTCTCAAGATAGTCGATGTCATCTTCGAGCAGCGTTCCCCGTGCGCCGATCCCGGCATTGTTGACAAGGAGAGTGATCGACGCATCCTCGCGCAACCGCTTCTCGACCTTGCGCACATCGTCGCGGCTGGTCAGGTCGGCAGCAAGCACTTCGGCCTCGATCCCATGCTCCGCCTTCAGCTTCCCAGCAAGCGCGGAGAGCCGGCCGGCATCGCGCGCGACGAGCAGCAGATCATAGCCGCGCTTGGCGAGGCGATCGGCATAAGTGGCGCCGATGCCAGAAGACGCTCCCGTGATGAGAGCGGTACCGAGAGAAGAGCGGGACATGAGGCAATCCTTTCCATCATTGGATTTAGTGGTATATGCCACTATATTGAGACGAGACGGATTATCCGCAAGAGCAGCCGCGAGATTTTTTAACGCCGATGTTGACGGCAGAGGGCCGAAGCGCGGATACCGGCGCAAGGAGAATGGCGATGAGTGATCAGAACACGCGTTTCGAGAGCTGGCAGGTCTGCAGCAACAGCGCGATCCGCCGTGCCACGCGCCAGCTCGGCCAGCTCTTCGACGAGGTGCTGGCGCCGAGCGGCCTGAAGGGTACGCAGCATACGCTGCTGACGCAGATCCATATGAGCGGCAATCCCTCGCTGAAATTCCTGGCCGACAGCATGGTCATGGACCTTTCGGCGCTCGGCCATACGCTGAAGCCGCTGATCCGCGACGGCCTGGTGGAACTCGTGCCCGACACGAAGGACCGGCGCGTCAAGCGCGTGACGCTGACCGCTTCTGGCCTCGCAAAATGGGAAGAAGCCCACCGCCTCTGGCAGGACGCCCGCCAGCGCTTCGACCATAACTTTGGCCCCGAAGCTGCCCAGGAACTGCGCAACGCCCTCAATCTGATCTCGTCCGATACTTTCGCGGACAGTTTCCGGCAGTGAGGGTTAGAGCCAGGTGTAGCCGCCCCGGCTCTGGGGACTGCAAGTGATCTCCGGACGGGAGGATATGTCCGGACTGTTGAAGCGGCTCTCCCGCTTGAAGGTCCAGCTGCCGTAGGACCAGTTGAGGACCCTGCGCCCGTCGGGATCATCGATGACCAGAATGGCATGGTTGCGAAGATATAGCGCTCCCCCACCATGCTGCGTTACCGGCTGTTCGCGCAATGTCAGTATCGACAGGTCAAGAGTATTGCGGACAGGCTCCCCGCCGGACTGAATGCAGTAAGAACGGCCTGCGGCAATTTCGACCGCTGACCGGTGCACTGCGGCTGCGGTGCCCGCGGTAACGAGGCCGATCGTCACGAAAGCCAGAAAGCCGACGGCGCAGATCCGTTTGAGAAACGCATCCGGCCACGCGAGCCTTCGATAAGCGGCAGCGCAGGCCAGCGCTATCGCGGCAACCATAGTGATGGCGATCATACCTGACATGCGCGCCAGCAGGCCGAACCAGATCAGGAATATCGCCGGCAAAATCGCAGCAAAGAGAATGGCCGCCAGCCAATCGCTTGCATTGGAATACCGCGTGAGCGCGGCCTCGCCTGCAGAGTAAGCAGACCTCACGGAACCGGACCGGGTTTTGCGGGCGGCGACAGCACGGACAGCGAGCGGAACGGAAAAGACCAGCAGCGATGCGGATGTCAGAACAATCGCCAAAGCGACATCGAGGCCCATCCGGTCATCGAAACGCGAGGCTGTCCAGACCCGGTAGTTCACGCAGGCAAGAACGACAGCCAGCAGCCAGAAGACCTTCTCCCAATGGCGATCGAGGCGTAGGGCGAGCCATCCCAGCGCCGCCAAAGGCACGACTGCGACGATCAGGGAGAAGGCAAGGACCGCAATCATCCGCAACGACGCCTACAGCCGGATCACGTAATCCTTGCGAGTCGTTTCAATGACTTCCCAGGTTCCCTTGAAGCCGGGTCTGAGGATCATGCGGTCACCGGCCTTGAGGTGAACGGCGGCGCCGCCGTCTTCGGTGACGATCGAGTGGCCGGAGAGGACGTTGAAATATTCCCATTCGTCGTAGGAAATGCGCCACTTGCCGGGTGTCGCCTCCCAGATGCCGGCG encodes the following:
- the pstB gene encoding phosphate ABC transporter ATP-binding protein PstB, which gives rise to MMLQSSSTLDTRRTATPMANDKLTLEDVNFYYGDAHAIRSVSLNFPERQVSALIGPSGCGKSTLLRILNRIYMLYPKMRATGTVKLDGENILDPRYSMNELRARVGMVFQKPVPFPMSIYDNIAYGIRHHERLGRADMDVRVEQALRQAALWDEVKDKLKGSGLGLSGGQQQRLCIARAVALRPEVLLLDEPTSALDPISTAKVEELVSQLKTDFTIVIVTHNMQQASRISDNTAFMYLGELVEYGPTSQIFQAPKNKRTEDYITGRYG
- the pstA gene encoding phosphate ABC transporter permease PstA; this translates as MSVSSSLYRSRQIKSAIALTLCVAATGLGLIFLIWILWTTLINGLSALSPKLITEMTPPPGEDGGLANAFMGSLMMVVLAVIIGTPVGVLAGTYLAEFSRGKKIGDIIRFMNDILLSAPSIIIGLFVYELVVRQTGHFSGYAGGIALAFIFLPVVVRTTDEMLRLVPDVMREAALSLGIPRWKVTVAVLYRAASAGILTGILLAVARISGETAPLLFTALNNQYWSTDMSEPMANIPVVIFQYAMSPYDEWHVLAWAGAFVMTAIVLLLSVGSRAVLNRKGGK
- the pstC gene encoding phosphate ABC transporter permease subunit PstC — translated: MSEALASLPAVGPEVKRRDGATGDRIFFWIVMGCGLFVLAALLAAAISMAWGGLLAFRTFGFGFITGTEWDPVAQHFAGLVPIYGTLVTSALAMLIGVPISLGIAVFVTEVAPRWLRGPIGGAIELLAGIPSIIYGMWGLFTFAPFMSDYVQPALIDWLGPIPGIGLLFSGAPMGIGMLTSGIVLAIMIIPYISSVMRDVFLVVPAQLKESAYALGSTRWEVVRDIVIPHTRTAVVGGIFLGLGRALGETMAVTFVLGNTHNIAISLMEPGNSIAAAIANEFTEADTDIYLSSLIALGFILFVVTFIVLAAAKLMLLRMAKQRGE
- the pstS gene encoding phosphate ABC transporter substrate-binding protein PstS, translated to MLTKKLLSACLGAGLAAAFAVSASAADITGAGSTFVYPVLSKWSADYNKQTGDKLNYQSIGSGGGIAQIKAATVDFGASDAPMKPEDLSAGGFGEFPVVVGGIVPVINVKGIKSGELKLSGKVLADIYLGNVTKWNDKAIADLNPGLKLPDSQIAVVHRSDGSGTSFNWTNFFSKVNPDWKSKVGEGTAVNWPVGIGGKGNEGVAAYVTRVKDSIGYVEYAYALQNKLPYVLVENAAGQYPKPNADSFSAAAASAEWGKAQDFYLIMTNAPGEKAWPITATTWAIMYKQPKDAERSKAAFAFFKWALENGQKEASSLDYVPLPASLVKQIEDYWTASFKG
- a CDS encoding SDR family oxidoreductase, whose amino-acid sequence is MSRSSLGTALITGASSGIGATYADRLAKRGYDLLLVARDAGRLSALAGKLKAEHGIEAEVLAADLTSRDDVRKVEKRLREDASITLLVNNAGIGARGTLLEDDIDYLETMIELNVVAVNRLGIAAAQTFAARGRGGIINIASVVALLAERFNGVYSGTKAFVLNLTQAINAEIAGKGVKVQAVLPGLTRTEIFERSGRSLEQLPPSMVMDAGDMVEASLAGFDRGELVTIPSLPDAADWNAFDAARAALAPNLSHDKPAARYGVA
- a CDS encoding MarR family transcriptional regulator — protein: MSDQNTRFESWQVCSNSAIRRATRQLGQLFDEVLAPSGLKGTQHTLLTQIHMSGNPSLKFLADSMVMDLSALGHTLKPLIRDGLVELVPDTKDRRVKRVTLTASGLAKWEEAHRLWQDARQRFDHNFGPEAAQELRNALNLISSDTFADSFRQ
- a CDS encoding cupin domain-containing protein, with protein sequence MPNQFVFDIDAVEPEAGAPDADRILAGDPQFRTWNFEEAEGGLYAGIWEATPGKWRISYDEWEYFNVLSGHSIVTEDGGAAVHLKAGDRMILRPGFKGTWEVIETTRKDYVIRL